The following are from one region of the Henckelia pumila isolate YLH828 unplaced genomic scaffold, ASM3356847v2 CTG_429, whole genome shotgun sequence genome:
- the LOC140871158 gene encoding DNA-directed RNA polymerase I subunit 2 isoform X1 encodes MASDSSRKNEQEADRKWRRPHLTEEKDYAALGELFKHHIDSFNYMLEHGLETMLMNIKPVEVFDSFTKLKLRIWFGKPQIFPPQKGRLLRHMADALHPFECRQAKLTYAGKFMVELCFQYDDGFSIREGYDFGQFPIMLKSNLCHLKAANGPKKLVSLKEEPSEMGGYFILNGLERVMRLIILPKRNYPMSTVRNSFSERREGYTDKAVVIRCVREDQSAVTVKLYYLNNGSARLGFWIQGREYLLPVGIVLKALADTTDREIYVSLTCCYNEMYDRVKGSVGTQLVGERAKIILDELQNSSLFTRAHCLQHIGEHFQPVMTGLEKESYTVVGNAVLKDYIFVHLDDNLDKFNLLIFMLQKLFSFIDKTSLPDNPDSLQNQEVLLPGHLISIYLKERLQDWLVKVKRLLQDEVDNKTKKFELSTLADVKKVIEKNSPRQIGAIVENLLKTGRLVTQTGLDLNQRAGMTVQAERLNFLRFLSHFRAVHRGASFAGLRTTSVRKLLPESWGFLCPVHTPDGEPCGLLNHMTAACCITSYYDAKGGVKDFLKIRMSILKVLVGIGMTPSLPKFVQAGPPEVLHVILDGRVVGSIPFDIVEKAVSYLRQLKVSGVPEIPEDLEVGYIPLSMGGAYPGLYLFTSASRFVRPVRNIVISPDEGNNIELIGPFEQVYMEIRCPDGGDGGRKDVFPATHEEIHPTGMMSVVANLTPWSDHNQSPRNMYQCQMGKQTMGFSCQTINSRADQKLYHLQTPQTPIVRTKAYEKYSIDDYPLGTNAIVAVLAYSGYDMEDAMVLNKSSVDRGLCHGYVYQTETIDLTEQKIMSDRTKKSFGRSTLNKSSHHLIDSDGLPFVGQRLSPSDTYCGIRNDITTQVTTKQLKVSEPVIVDYVAVDGRNKSDSKIQTDDKSSVCIQKANIRFRQIRNPIIGDKFSSRHGQKGVCSQLWPDVDMPFSGVTGMRPDLIINPHAFPSRMTIGMLLESIAAKGGALHGNFIDASPFSSSMKKNAAGSESESSSLVDELGSMLIARGFNHHGVEVLYSGVYGTELTCEIFIGPVYYQRLRHMVSDKFQVRSTGKVDQVTRQPIKGRKKGGGIRFGEMERDSLLAHGAAYLLHDRLHTSSDYHIADVCSICGSILTASVVQSHKRAVQEMINKNPRLPPGRTPKKVLCVVCQTSKGMETVAMPYVFKYLAAELAAMNIKMTLQLTNEACA; translated from the exons ATGGCGAGCGACAGCTCTCGGAAGAATGAGCAAGAGGCCGACAGGAAGTGGCGGCGGCCGCACCTGACGGAGGAAAAGGATTATGCAGCATTAGGAGAGCTTTTTAAGCATCATATTGATTCGTTTAACTACATGTTGGAGCACGGGCTTGAGACCATGTTGATGAATATCAAGCCGGTCGAAGTGTTTGATTCCTTCACGAAGCTCAAGCTAAGAA TCTGGTTTGGGAAACCTCAAATATTTCCCCCTCAAAAAGGACGCCTTTTAAGACATATGGCTGATGCTTTACACCCTTTTGAG TGTAGACAAGCTAAACTCACATATGCAGGGAAGTTCATGGTGGAACTGTGCTTCCAATATGATGATGGATTCTCTATTAGAGAAGGATATGATTTTGGGCAGTTTCCAATTATGTTGAAG TCCAATCTCTGTCATCTGAAAGCTGCAAATGGTCCAAAAAAATTAGTTTCACTCAAAGAAGAGCCATCAGAAATGGGTGG ATACTTCATCTTAAATGGGCTGGAGAGAGTTATGCGACTTATCATTTTGCCCAAACGGAACTAT ccTATGAGCACGGTGCGGAACTCATTTAGTGAACGACGTGAAGGATATACTGATAAAGCCGTTGTGATAAG ATGTGTTAGAGAAGATCAGTCAGCTGTGACGGTTAAATTGTACTACCTTAATAATGGGAGTGCACGACTTGGATTCTG GATACAAGGGAGGGAGTATCTGCTTCCTGTTGGAATCGTATTAAAG GCTCTAGCAGACACAACTGATCGTGAAATTTATGTGAGTTTAACATGCTGCTACAATGAGATGTATGATCGGGTAAAGGGATCTGTTGGCACTCAGCTTGTTGGTGAAAGAGCTAAAATTATCTTGGATGAACTTCAGAACTCATCTCTTTTTACCCGTGCTCATTGCCTTCAACATATTG GGGAGCATTTCCAACCCGTTATGACAGGGCTTGAAAAAGAAAGCTACACAGTT GTCGGCAATGCTGTATTAAAAGATTACATATTTGTTCATCTGGATGATAACCTGGACAAATTCAATCTACTCAT ATTCATGCTGCAGAAATTGTTTTCTTTCATAGATAAGACTTCTTTACCGGACAACCCAGATTCCTTGCAAAACCAAGAAGTTCTATTGCCTGGCCACCTAATTTCTATTTATCTCAAG GAAAGATTACAAGACTGGTTGGTCAAGGTTAAACGGCTTCTTCAAGATGAAGTTGACAATAAAACGAAGAAGTTTGAGTTGAGCACTT TGGCAGATGTTAAAAAAGTTATTGAAAAAAATTCTCCGCGGCAGATTGGGGCGATTGTTGAAAATTTGTTAAAGACGGGAAGATTGGTCACACAAACGGGTTTGGACTTGAACCAG AGAGCTGGGATGACTGTTCAAGCAGAAAGATTGAATTTTCTGCGTTTCCTTTCACACTTTCGAGCTGTCCATCGAGGTGCTTCATTTGCAGGTCTCCGTACCAcaagtgttcgaaaattgttACCGGA ATCCTGGGGATTTTTATGTCCTGTTCACACGCCCGATGGGGAGCCATGTGGGCTGCTCAACCATATGACTGCTGCTTGCT GTATAACTTCATATTATGATGCTAAGGGCGGTGTAAAAGACTTTCTCAAAATTCGAATGTCGATTTTAAAGGTTTTGGTTGGAATTGGAATGACTCCGTCACTCCCAAAGTTTGTGCAAGCAGGTCCTCCTGAAGTTCTTCATGTTATTTTGGATGGCCGGGTGGTTGGTTCTATTCCATTTGATATCGTAGAGAAGGCTGTCTCATACCTGCGCCAGCTAAAGGTTTCAGGAGTGCCTGAG ATACCTGAGGATCTTGAGGTGGGCTATATTCCTCTTAGCATGGGTGGGGCTTACCCTGGTTTATACCTGTTCACTTCTGCGTCCAGATTTGTTCGACCTGTAAGGAACATCGTTATTTCTCCTGACGAGGGCAATAACATCGAGCTTATTGGACCATTTGAACAG GTTTACATGGAAATACGTTGTCCTGATGGTGGAGATGGTGGTAGAAAGGATGTATTTCCTGCCACTCATGAAGAAATTCATCCAACTGGAATGATGAGTGTTGTGGCGAATCTTACACCTTGGTCTGATCATAACCAGAGTCCTAGAAATATGTATCAGTGTCAG ATGGGAAAGCAGACAATGGGTTTCTCTTGTCAAACTATAAATTCCCGTGCTGATCAGAAGCTCTATCATCTCCAG ACTCCACAAACCCCAATTGTTCGCACAAAGGCTTATGAAAAGTACAGTATTGATGACTATCCTCTGGGAACTAATGCTATTGTGGCGGTGTTAGCTTATTCAGG ATATGATATGGAGGATGCCATGGTACTGAATAAATCATCTGTTGATCGTGGCTTGTGTCATGGATACGTATACCAG ACAGAAACAATCGACTTGACTGAACAGAAGATCATGTCCGATCGCACTAAAAAATCATTCGGCAGAAGCACTCTGAACAAATCAAGCCATCATTTGATTGATTCTGATGGCCTCCCTTTTGTTGGGCAG AGGTTATCCCCCAGCGATACATATTGTGGCATCCGCAATGATATTACAACTCAAGTTACAACAAAACAGTTAAAAGTTTCGGAGCCTGTCATTGTCGATTATGTTGCAGTTGATGGCAGAAACAAAAGTGACAGTAAAATCCAAACAGATGATAAAAGCAGTGTGTGCATACAAAAG GCAAACATACGATTTCGGCAAATTAGAAATCCAATTATTGGTGATAAGTTTAGCAGCAGACATGGGCAAAAGGGTGTGTGCTCTCAGCTATGGCCAGATGTAGATATGCCATTTTCAGGAGTTACTGGAATGCGACCAGATCTTATTATTAATCCTCATGCATTCCCTTCTAGGATGACTATTGGAATGCTTTTAGAATCAATTGCTGCTAAG GGTGGAGCCTTGCATGGAAATTTTATTGATGCGTCACCATTTTCTAGTTCAATGAAGAAAAATGCTGCTGGTTCGGAATCTGAATCTAGTTCACTTGTTGATGAACTAGGTTCTATGCTGATTGCTCGTGGATTCAATCACCATGGAGTAGAGGTGTTGTACAGTGGAGTATATGGGACAGAACTGACATGCGAAATATTTATTGGGCCTGTGTACTATCAGCGTCTGCGGCATATGGTTTCAGATAAGTTTCAG GTCCGTTCCACCGGAAAGGTGGATCAGGTAACCAGACAACCTATTAAAGGCAGAAAAAAAGGTGGTGGTATCCGCTTTGGAGAAATGGAGCGAGACTCTCTTCTAGCTCATGGTGCGGCATATCTGTTACACGATAGGCTTCACACGAGTTCTGATTATCACATTGCAGACGTGTGCTCCATCTGCGGTAGCATCTTGACGGCGTCTGTTGTCCAGTCGCATAAAAGAGCAGTGCAAGAGATGATTAATAAAAACCCACGCCTTCCACCAGGCAGAACCCCCAAAAAAGTGCTATGTGTTGTTTGCCAGACGAGTAAAGGGATGGAGACTGTTGCTATGCCGTATGTCTTCAAATATCTGGCTGCTGAATTGGCGGCCATGAACATAAAAATGACTCTCCAGCTGACTAACGAAGCTTGCGCTTGA
- the LOC140871158 gene encoding DNA-directed RNA polymerase I subunit 2 isoform X2 yields the protein MADALHPFECRQAKLTYAGKFMVELCFQYDDGFSIREGYDFGQFPIMLKSNLCHLKAANGPKKLVSLKEEPSEMGGYFILNGLERVMRLIILPKRNYPMSTVRNSFSERREGYTDKAVVIRCVREDQSAVTVKLYYLNNGSARLGFWIQGREYLLPVGIVLKALADTTDREIYVSLTCCYNEMYDRVKGSVGTQLVGERAKIILDELQNSSLFTRAHCLQHIGEHFQPVMTGLEKESYTVVGNAVLKDYIFVHLDDNLDKFNLLIFMLQKLFSFIDKTSLPDNPDSLQNQEVLLPGHLISIYLKERLQDWLVKVKRLLQDEVDNKTKKFELSTLADVKKVIEKNSPRQIGAIVENLLKTGRLVTQTGLDLNQRAGMTVQAERLNFLRFLSHFRAVHRGASFAGLRTTSVRKLLPESWGFLCPVHTPDGEPCGLLNHMTAACCITSYYDAKGGVKDFLKIRMSILKVLVGIGMTPSLPKFVQAGPPEVLHVILDGRVVGSIPFDIVEKAVSYLRQLKVSGVPEIPEDLEVGYIPLSMGGAYPGLYLFTSASRFVRPVRNIVISPDEGNNIELIGPFEQVYMEIRCPDGGDGGRKDVFPATHEEIHPTGMMSVVANLTPWSDHNQSPRNMYQCQMGKQTMGFSCQTINSRADQKLYHLQTPQTPIVRTKAYEKYSIDDYPLGTNAIVAVLAYSGYDMEDAMVLNKSSVDRGLCHGYVYQTETIDLTEQKIMSDRTKKSFGRSTLNKSSHHLIDSDGLPFVGQRLSPSDTYCGIRNDITTQVTTKQLKVSEPVIVDYVAVDGRNKSDSKIQTDDKSSVCIQKANIRFRQIRNPIIGDKFSSRHGQKGVCSQLWPDVDMPFSGVTGMRPDLIINPHAFPSRMTIGMLLESIAAKGGALHGNFIDASPFSSSMKKNAAGSESESSSLVDELGSMLIARGFNHHGVEVLYSGVYGTELTCEIFIGPVYYQRLRHMVSDKFQVRSTGKVDQVTRQPIKGRKKGGGIRFGEMERDSLLAHGAAYLLHDRLHTSSDYHIADVCSICGSILTASVVQSHKRAVQEMINKNPRLPPGRTPKKVLCVVCQTSKGMETVAMPYVFKYLAAELAAMNIKMTLQLTNEACA from the exons ATGGCTGATGCTTTACACCCTTTTGAG TGTAGACAAGCTAAACTCACATATGCAGGGAAGTTCATGGTGGAACTGTGCTTCCAATATGATGATGGATTCTCTATTAGAGAAGGATATGATTTTGGGCAGTTTCCAATTATGTTGAAG TCCAATCTCTGTCATCTGAAAGCTGCAAATGGTCCAAAAAAATTAGTTTCACTCAAAGAAGAGCCATCAGAAATGGGTGG ATACTTCATCTTAAATGGGCTGGAGAGAGTTATGCGACTTATCATTTTGCCCAAACGGAACTAT ccTATGAGCACGGTGCGGAACTCATTTAGTGAACGACGTGAAGGATATACTGATAAAGCCGTTGTGATAAG ATGTGTTAGAGAAGATCAGTCAGCTGTGACGGTTAAATTGTACTACCTTAATAATGGGAGTGCACGACTTGGATTCTG GATACAAGGGAGGGAGTATCTGCTTCCTGTTGGAATCGTATTAAAG GCTCTAGCAGACACAACTGATCGTGAAATTTATGTGAGTTTAACATGCTGCTACAATGAGATGTATGATCGGGTAAAGGGATCTGTTGGCACTCAGCTTGTTGGTGAAAGAGCTAAAATTATCTTGGATGAACTTCAGAACTCATCTCTTTTTACCCGTGCTCATTGCCTTCAACATATTG GGGAGCATTTCCAACCCGTTATGACAGGGCTTGAAAAAGAAAGCTACACAGTT GTCGGCAATGCTGTATTAAAAGATTACATATTTGTTCATCTGGATGATAACCTGGACAAATTCAATCTACTCAT ATTCATGCTGCAGAAATTGTTTTCTTTCATAGATAAGACTTCTTTACCGGACAACCCAGATTCCTTGCAAAACCAAGAAGTTCTATTGCCTGGCCACCTAATTTCTATTTATCTCAAG GAAAGATTACAAGACTGGTTGGTCAAGGTTAAACGGCTTCTTCAAGATGAAGTTGACAATAAAACGAAGAAGTTTGAGTTGAGCACTT TGGCAGATGTTAAAAAAGTTATTGAAAAAAATTCTCCGCGGCAGATTGGGGCGATTGTTGAAAATTTGTTAAAGACGGGAAGATTGGTCACACAAACGGGTTTGGACTTGAACCAG AGAGCTGGGATGACTGTTCAAGCAGAAAGATTGAATTTTCTGCGTTTCCTTTCACACTTTCGAGCTGTCCATCGAGGTGCTTCATTTGCAGGTCTCCGTACCAcaagtgttcgaaaattgttACCGGA ATCCTGGGGATTTTTATGTCCTGTTCACACGCCCGATGGGGAGCCATGTGGGCTGCTCAACCATATGACTGCTGCTTGCT GTATAACTTCATATTATGATGCTAAGGGCGGTGTAAAAGACTTTCTCAAAATTCGAATGTCGATTTTAAAGGTTTTGGTTGGAATTGGAATGACTCCGTCACTCCCAAAGTTTGTGCAAGCAGGTCCTCCTGAAGTTCTTCATGTTATTTTGGATGGCCGGGTGGTTGGTTCTATTCCATTTGATATCGTAGAGAAGGCTGTCTCATACCTGCGCCAGCTAAAGGTTTCAGGAGTGCCTGAG ATACCTGAGGATCTTGAGGTGGGCTATATTCCTCTTAGCATGGGTGGGGCTTACCCTGGTTTATACCTGTTCACTTCTGCGTCCAGATTTGTTCGACCTGTAAGGAACATCGTTATTTCTCCTGACGAGGGCAATAACATCGAGCTTATTGGACCATTTGAACAG GTTTACATGGAAATACGTTGTCCTGATGGTGGAGATGGTGGTAGAAAGGATGTATTTCCTGCCACTCATGAAGAAATTCATCCAACTGGAATGATGAGTGTTGTGGCGAATCTTACACCTTGGTCTGATCATAACCAGAGTCCTAGAAATATGTATCAGTGTCAG ATGGGAAAGCAGACAATGGGTTTCTCTTGTCAAACTATAAATTCCCGTGCTGATCAGAAGCTCTATCATCTCCAG ACTCCACAAACCCCAATTGTTCGCACAAAGGCTTATGAAAAGTACAGTATTGATGACTATCCTCTGGGAACTAATGCTATTGTGGCGGTGTTAGCTTATTCAGG ATATGATATGGAGGATGCCATGGTACTGAATAAATCATCTGTTGATCGTGGCTTGTGTCATGGATACGTATACCAG ACAGAAACAATCGACTTGACTGAACAGAAGATCATGTCCGATCGCACTAAAAAATCATTCGGCAGAAGCACTCTGAACAAATCAAGCCATCATTTGATTGATTCTGATGGCCTCCCTTTTGTTGGGCAG AGGTTATCCCCCAGCGATACATATTGTGGCATCCGCAATGATATTACAACTCAAGTTACAACAAAACAGTTAAAAGTTTCGGAGCCTGTCATTGTCGATTATGTTGCAGTTGATGGCAGAAACAAAAGTGACAGTAAAATCCAAACAGATGATAAAAGCAGTGTGTGCATACAAAAG GCAAACATACGATTTCGGCAAATTAGAAATCCAATTATTGGTGATAAGTTTAGCAGCAGACATGGGCAAAAGGGTGTGTGCTCTCAGCTATGGCCAGATGTAGATATGCCATTTTCAGGAGTTACTGGAATGCGACCAGATCTTATTATTAATCCTCATGCATTCCCTTCTAGGATGACTATTGGAATGCTTTTAGAATCAATTGCTGCTAAG GGTGGAGCCTTGCATGGAAATTTTATTGATGCGTCACCATTTTCTAGTTCAATGAAGAAAAATGCTGCTGGTTCGGAATCTGAATCTAGTTCACTTGTTGATGAACTAGGTTCTATGCTGATTGCTCGTGGATTCAATCACCATGGAGTAGAGGTGTTGTACAGTGGAGTATATGGGACAGAACTGACATGCGAAATATTTATTGGGCCTGTGTACTATCAGCGTCTGCGGCATATGGTTTCAGATAAGTTTCAG GTCCGTTCCACCGGAAAGGTGGATCAGGTAACCAGACAACCTATTAAAGGCAGAAAAAAAGGTGGTGGTATCCGCTTTGGAGAAATGGAGCGAGACTCTCTTCTAGCTCATGGTGCGGCATATCTGTTACACGATAGGCTTCACACGAGTTCTGATTATCACATTGCAGACGTGTGCTCCATCTGCGGTAGCATCTTGACGGCGTCTGTTGTCCAGTCGCATAAAAGAGCAGTGCAAGAGATGATTAATAAAAACCCACGCCTTCCACCAGGCAGAACCCCCAAAAAAGTGCTATGTGTTGTTTGCCAGACGAGTAAAGGGATGGAGACTGTTGCTATGCCGTATGTCTTCAAATATCTGGCTGCTGAATTGGCGGCCATGAACATAAAAATGACTCTCCAGCTGACTAACGAAGCTTGCGCTTGA